The Strigops habroptila isolate Jane chromosome 13 unlocalized genomic scaffold, bStrHab1.2.pri S16, whole genome shotgun sequence genome window below encodes:
- the RHBDD2 gene encoding rhomboid domain-containing protein 2 isoform X2, producing the protein MAARWAPVPAAAALTLLLSLGASAPGLLRGAPAARSAAALRPAALRAGEVHRLITYIFVYEDLISLTCGAIIIWYFAGSFEKNVGTVKHCFLTLAFAVLSALLYLLLEPVVSRVSEVEDAKGFIPVAFATLGVSTTRSRMKRTLFFGVRVPVVLVPWFMLCIAWFIPHSSLLSNLCGLLAGEAYGLGYCFCLDFPESVGSKLDRVFPFSLLKRIPGLKYIPGSSAERRAFESSKINPSPGTYPTQSYYCSSPPALPPFQMQHPSVQSQGFQHSCAPGYGEGSQHSHAAGHSLMSSSYQARGAFGGCYVQAQAAASPGQCCQSSPSQHICLTDPQTLAGLVPPAGVQQALGYPAATGAPVPAEFSRVQVY; encoded by the exons ATGGCGGCGCGGTGGGCTCCGGTCCCGGCCGCCGCTGCCCTCACGCTGCTGCTGTCGCTCGGTGCCTCCGCGCCCGGGCTGCTGCGGGGAgctcccgccgcccgctccgccGCTGCGCTGCGGCCCGCGGCCCTGCGCGCCGGGGAAG TTCACAGGTTGATTACCTACATTTTTGTCTACGAAGACCTGATATCTCTGACCTGTGGTGCCATTATCATCTGGTACTTTGCTGGCAGCTTTGAGAAGAATGTGGGCACTGTGAAGCACTGCTTCCTCACCCTCGCCTTTGCCGTCCTCTCTGCCCTCCTCTACCTCTTACTTGAGCCTGTTGTCTCGAGGGTGTCAGAGGTGGAAGATGCCAAAGGATTCATACCGGTAGCTTTTGCTACTCTGGGTGTCTCCACCACCCGCTCACGGATGAAGAGGACTCTTTTTTTTGGGGTTAGAGTCCCAGTGGTGCTGGTGCCCTGGTTTATGCTCTGCATTGCATGGTTTATCCCTCACTCTTCTCTCTTGAGTAACCTGTGTGGGCTCTTAGCTGGGGAAGCCT ATGGTCTTGGCTACTGTTTCTGCTTGGATTTTCCAGAGTCGGTGGGCTCTAAGCTGGACCGGGTGTTCCCTTTCAGCCTGCTAAAGAGGATCCCGGGGCTGAAATATATCCCAGGGTcctcagcagagagaagagccTTCGAAAGCAGCAA GATTAACCCTTCACCAGGCACTTACCCCACCCAAAGCTACTATTGCTCTTCGCCTCCggctcttcctcctttccagaTGCAGCATCCCAGTGTTCAGAGCCAGGGATTTCAACACAGCTGTGCTCCAGGATATGGTGAGGGATCTCAGCACAGCCACGCTGCAGGACACAGCCTCATGTCTTCCTCCTACCAAGCCAGAGGTGCCTTTGGAGGGTGTTACGTGCAGGCCCAGGCTGCAGCCTCACCTGGACAGTGCTGCCAGTCCTCCCCTTCACAACACATATGTCTGACTGACCCACAGACACTTGCAGGCCTGGTGCCCCCGGCTGGTGTTCAGCAAGCACTGGGGTATCCAGCAGCCACAGGGGCTCCTGTTCCAGCTGAATTTTCAAGAGTCCAAGTGTACTga
- the RHBDD2 gene encoding rhomboid domain-containing protein 2 isoform X1, with the protein MHCCLCFSKVLVCSVHRLITYIFVYEDLISLTCGAIIIWYFAGSFEKNVGTVKHCFLTLAFAVLSALLYLLLEPVVSRVSEVEDAKGFIPVAFATLGVSTTRSRMKRTLFFGVRVPVVLVPWFMLCIAWFIPHSSLLSNLCGLLAGEAYGLGYCFCLDFPESVGSKLDRVFPFSLLKRIPGLKYIPGSSAERRAFESSKINPSPGTYPTQSYYCSSPPALPPFQMQHPSVQSQGFQHSCAPGYGEGSQHSHAAGHSLMSSSYQARGAFGGCYVQAQAAASPGQCCQSSPSQHICLTDPQTLAGLVPPAGVQQALGYPAATGAPVPAEFSRVQVY; encoded by the exons ATGCAttgctgcctctgcttttctAAAGTGCTGGTGTGCTCAGTTCACAGGTTGATTACCTACATTTTTGTCTACGAAGACCTGATATCTCTGACCTGTGGTGCCATTATCATCTGGTACTTTGCTGGCAGCTTTGAGAAGAATGTGGGCACTGTGAAGCACTGCTTCCTCACCCTCGCCTTTGCCGTCCTCTCTGCCCTCCTCTACCTCTTACTTGAGCCTGTTGTCTCGAGGGTGTCAGAGGTGGAAGATGCCAAAGGATTCATACCGGTAGCTTTTGCTACTCTGGGTGTCTCCACCACCCGCTCACGGATGAAGAGGACTCTTTTTTTTGGGGTTAGAGTCCCAGTGGTGCTGGTGCCCTGGTTTATGCTCTGCATTGCATGGTTTATCCCTCACTCTTCTCTCTTGAGTAACCTGTGTGGGCTCTTAGCTGGGGAAGCCT ATGGTCTTGGCTACTGTTTCTGCTTGGATTTTCCAGAGTCGGTGGGCTCTAAGCTGGACCGGGTGTTCCCTTTCAGCCTGCTAAAGAGGATCCCGGGGCTGAAATATATCCCAGGGTcctcagcagagagaagagccTTCGAAAGCAGCAA GATTAACCCTTCACCAGGCACTTACCCCACCCAAAGCTACTATTGCTCTTCGCCTCCggctcttcctcctttccagaTGCAGCATCCCAGTGTTCAGAGCCAGGGATTTCAACACAGCTGTGCTCCAGGATATGGTGAGGGATCTCAGCACAGCCACGCTGCAGGACACAGCCTCATGTCTTCCTCCTACCAAGCCAGAGGTGCCTTTGGAGGGTGTTACGTGCAGGCCCAGGCTGCAGCCTCACCTGGACAGTGCTGCCAGTCCTCCCCTTCACAACACATATGTCTGACTGACCCACAGACACTTGCAGGCCTGGTGCCCCCGGCTGGTGTTCAGCAAGCACTGGGGTATCCAGCAGCCACAGGGGCTCCTGTTCCAGCTGAATTTTCAAGAGTCCAAGTGTACTga